A stretch of DNA from Candidatus Pseudomonas phytovorans:
CCACGCGCCGGGTTGGCCGAGGTGCGCCTGCCGGCCAACGAACCGGGCAGCTCGATCATGCCGGGCAAGGTCAACCCGACCCAGTGCGAGGCGTTGTCGATGCTGGCCTGCCAGGTGCTGGGCAACGATGCAGCCATCGGTTTTGCCGCCAGCCAGGGACATTTGCAGCTGAACGTGTTCAAGCCGGTGATCATCCACAACCTGTTGCAGTCGATCGAACTGCTGGCCGATGGCTGTCGCAACTTCCAGCTGCATTGCGTGGCGGGCATCGAGCCGGATACCGAACAGATGGCTGCACACCTGGAGCGCGGGTTGATGCTGGTGACGGCGTTGAACCCGCATATCGGTTATGACAAGGCGGCGGAGATAGCCAAGAAGGCTTACAGCGAGGGCAAGACCTTGCGCGAAGCGGCGCTGGAGTTAAAGTATTTGACCAATGAGCAGTTTGACCAGTGGGTGCGGCCGGAGAACATGCTGGCACCGGGTGGCAAGGGCTAAGTCATCTATAGCCGGTGCTGGCCTCTTCGCGGGTGAACCCGCTCCCACAGGGATATCACATCATTCAGCCCTGTGGTGATCCTGTGGGAGCGGGTTCAACCGCGAAGAGGCCGGTACAGGCGATCAGTGAACCTGGGCCAGCCGCGCTTTGCGGGCACGCCAACCGGCCACCAGCGATGGTCCCAGCGCCACCAGCGCCGAGCCGAATACCACAGTCACTGCCCCCGCGTAGCCCAGGGCATTGATGTCTTCGGCATGCACATACTCAGGCCACACCAATGCCGCCAGTGCCACCGCGACAAAGGTCACCAATGGGGTCAGCGCCAGGGTGGCACTCACCCGCGACGCCTCCCAGTGCGCCAGCGCCTCGGCAAACGCACCATAAGCCACCAGGGTGTTCAGGCAGCAGGCCAGCAGCAGCCAGCCCTGCGCCGGGGTCAGTTGCAACACCTCCAGTGGATGTACCCAAGGCGTGAGCAACGCCGCGCAGCTGAGATAGATCACCATCATCACCTGCTGTGAATGCCACACCGTCAGCAACTGCTTCTGGCTGAGGGCGTAGAACACCCAGATGCTGGTGGCCAGCAGAATGGTCAGCACGCCGGTGGTGTAGGTGCCCAGTGAGGTCAGCAGTTCTTCGAGGCGCTGGTTGAAGAACAGGCCAAAACCCGCCAGCAGAATTAGCAGGCCCACGCCCTGCCCCAGGCTGAAGCGCTCGCGGAACACGAACACGCTGGCCACCAGCAACAGCACCGGGCCGATCTGCACCACCAACTGCGCAGTGCCGGGGCTGAGCAGCTTGAGGCCGATCAGGTACAGCACGTAGTTGCCCATCAGGCCAAGCACCGCCACCGCCAGCAGGCCTTTGCCCTTGGGCGTCAGTTTGCCGAAGGACGGCAAGCGCCGTTTGGCTGCCAGCCAGGCGAACAGCAGGCCACCGGAGACCAGCAGGCGGTACCAGGTGA
This window harbors:
- a CDS encoding DMT family transporter, translated to MHTTSGRWSYGLFLALLTALLWGILPIKLKQVLQVVDPITVTWYRLLVSGGLLFAWLAAKRRLPSFGKLTPKGKGLLAVAVLGLMGNYVLYLIGLKLLSPGTAQLVVQIGPVLLLVASVFVFRERFSLGQGVGLLILLAGFGLFFNQRLEELLTSLGTYTTGVLTILLATSIWVFYALSQKQLLTVWHSQQVMMVIYLSCAALLTPWVHPLEVLQLTPAQGWLLLACCLNTLVAYGAFAEALAHWEASRVSATLALTPLVTFVAVALAALVWPEYVHAEDINALGYAGAVTVVFGSALVALGPSLVAGWRARKARLAQVH